The following proteins are encoded in a genomic region of Eriocheir sinensis breed Jianghai 21 chromosome 2, ASM2467909v1, whole genome shotgun sequence:
- the LOC126998420 gene encoding transmembrane protein 170A-like: MKRTMCPEEWWRSQLLLQIGAALLVLGPAGGLVRRAEAVVAYSTQNEPSISLEELPNQKLETFPELWRGIFLWGFFSILLIHIVSAIIAFLMLRRHKYGRFSAACVLLFGMCTAFVMCAATSAAVGFVLYQAKITLQPIQAMMCGIAQTALLILFSFSKVIMPTL; the protein is encoded by the exons ATGAAGAGGACAATGTGCCCCGAGGAATGGTGGCGTAGTCAGCTGTTGTTGCAGATCGGCGCAGCGTTGTTGGTGTTAGGGCCGGCGGGGGGGCTGGTGCGGCGGGCAGAGGCAGTGGTGGCCTATAGCACACAGAATGAGCCCTCCATCTCCCTGGAAGAGCTCCCCAATCAAAAGCTAGAGACTTTCCCGGAACTATGGCGTGGGATATTTCTTTGGGGATTCTTCTCCATACTGTTAATTCACATTGTGTCTGCCATCATTGCCTTCCTGATGCTGAGACGACATAAGTATGGAAG GTTCTCGGCAGCGTGCGTGCTGCTGTTCGGCATGTGCACCGCCTTTGTGATGTGTGCGGCCACTAGCGCTGCCGTCGGCTTCGTGCTGTACCAGGCCAAGATTACGCTGCAGCCCATACAGGCCATGATGTGTGGCATAGCACAGACtgccctcctcattctcttctccttctctaaaGTTATCATGCCCACCCTGTAA